GATGCCGGTTCGGCCGGCGGCATGTTCGCCGTGGTCGGCTGGCGGCGTTGAAACAGGCGCTGCATGAAATCGGTCCAGGTCACCGGTTCAATATGCAACACCCGATGGCTGGCAGGTTCCAGGCTTTTTCGGCTAGGCCGGGGCAGCGCCCGACGTGAACCCGCGTGAGAATTGGTGAGCTTTGCACCGGCTTCGCGGTGTTAGATTATTGGCAACCCTATCCTGGGCCAATTCCCTTTTCGAGGTCTCCATGAGAAAAACGATCGCCAGTACCATGCTGCTTGCCTTTGCCTTTGCCACGGCCGTGCCTCTCGCGCATGCAGCGTCGCAAGTGAACTCCACAGGATTCACGCTGATACAGACGGACGGGTACCCAGCCATCGGCTTGCAGGTCCTGTCCGATAACGGTACTACCGTACGGATTTCGCTGAATGGTGCGGAGCCCTGGCGCAATCCGCTGGCTGTCAGTGCTTCGGCCTATGATAATTCAAACGCCGACTTCGGCTGGACCCAGCTCGGCGGTACTGTAAGGCAGGGTTACCAGATCACGTCGATCACGGTGGGCGGCGTATTGTCGGGTTCGCTCGATATCGGCCAGCCCGACATCGTCTGCGGTACGAACTGCACCAGCTACGCCGGCGCCGCGACCAACAGTGGGGGGGCCGAATGGAAGATCACCAGGAACGGCAACGTAACGTCCACGACAGGCCAGCTGGCCAACGTGACATCTCCCCAGGCCTTTTCGAGCACACTGACGGGCGGGGTGGAGGGCGATTTCAGG
Above is a window of Pseudoduganella dura DNA encoding:
- a CDS encoding PEP-CTERM sorting domain-containing protein; its protein translation is MRKTIASTMLLAFAFATAVPLAHAASQVNSTGFTLIQTDGYPAIGLQVLSDNGTTVRISLNGAEPWRNPLAVSASAYDNSNADFGWTQLGGTVRQGYQITSITVGGVLSGSLDIGQPDIVCGTNCTSYAGAATNSGGAEWKITRNGNVTSTTGQLANVTSPQAFSSTLTGGVEGDFRLDIYTFLRGFAEATNYSVYHNINNEVDWTEELFWTSESSIALSDLALTVQISPVPEPGIYAMLLAGLGLVGFTARRRIIGN